One genomic region from Arthrobacter pigmenti encodes:
- a CDS encoding DUF5997 family protein translates to MTPAKSPQTMKPATAAKKLGVYLPATPQEFQDTDITRGDFNVLQENPPEWLAELRRTGPHPRPVVAQKLGVSISGLARGSITEPLTTAEITELLQSPPVWLVAERATMARVRAEEMRAKEARRAKS, encoded by the coding sequence ATGACCCCCGCGAAGTCCCCACAGACCATGAAGCCGGCCACCGCCGCGAAGAAGCTCGGCGTCTACCTGCCTGCGACGCCGCAGGAGTTCCAGGACACCGACATCACGCGCGGCGATTTCAACGTGCTCCAGGAGAATCCGCCGGAGTGGCTCGCCGAGCTGCGCCGCACCGGCCCGCATCCCCGACCGGTTGTGGCGCAGAAGTTGGGTGTCTCGATCAGCGGACTCGCCCGCGGCAGCATCACAGAACCACTAACGACGGCGGAAATCACCGAGCTGCTGCAGTCCCCGCCGGTGTGGCTGGTCGCGGAGCGCGCCACCATGGCGCGCGTGCGGGCCGAGGAAATGCGCGCCAAGGAAGCCCGGCGGGCGAAAAGCTAA
- a CDS encoding error-prone DNA polymerase, which produces MGFNNPPIPWSEFERTLSDRRRPGAPPLGADGGDSPAWSLKRHPYLPPEQPAPPLSGPVVPYAELHVHSNFSFLDGAASPEQLVEEAHRLRLHGLALTDHDGLYGIVHLAEAAEKYPGLSTIYGAELSLELNKPQNGEPDPEGRHLLILARGAEGYHRLAAAITEAQLKPDAEKGKPRYNLAELAAKAENHWMILTGCRKGTVRYALVNEGVREAEREARRLVDLFGAGNVVVELYDHGNPLDSAHNDALADIAAQLKLPVVATNNVHYAVPQQHRLATALAAVRARRSLDEMNGWLPASGTAHLRSGAEMIARFAAYPGAVERTVELADELAFTLSSVKPGLPKLYLPEGHTQMSWLRKLVWEGAAKFYAGRDDVRERIEKELKVIAEKNFPGYFLIVHDLVRFARSKGILCQGRGSAANSAVCYLLGITAVDSILYELPFERFLSSLRDEEPDIDVDFDSDRREEVIQYVYKKYGRFNAAQVANVITYRPKFAVRDMAKALGHSPGQQDAWSRQVERWGALVSSDDHDIPEPVVELAQEVLKFPRHMGIHSGGMVLTDRPIGEVCPIEHGRMEGRTVLQWDKDDCAWMGLVKFDLLGLGIMAAIQYNFDLVKKHFGEEWTLHTIPREEQGVYDQLCFADSVGVFQVESRAQMGMLPRLQPRRFYDLVIEVALVRPGPIQGGAVHPYIKRKLGEEDESYLHPKLEPVLKRTLGVPLFQEQLMQMAMVVGNCSGADADVLRRAMGSKRGLERIDTLREKLYAGMAENGITGEVADSVYRKIQAFANFGFAESHSISFALLVYASSWLRLHYPGAFLASLLRAQPMGFYSPQTLVADARRHGVKVLRPDILLSGIHADLEREHDDDGPTGSAACLNYDQPPVGKFDRSVPFDSDAHRRDGNFTVRLGLDSVQSIGKKLAKVIVEEREANGPFESMGELARRTELNSNHLEALAAAGAFDSMGLSQREALWNAGPASTEREGQIKGTTVYIQPPLFPDLTEVDRVAADLWSTGITTDDHPVRHVRPTLRRRGALSAADLHHAESGRRVEVGGVVTHRQRPATASGITFMNLEDETGLVNVICSVGVWQRYRRIAREASSVLVRGVLERSKEGVVNLVADKFEVLRLKAATKSRDFR; this is translated from the coding sequence ATGGGCTTCAACAATCCCCCGATTCCCTGGTCGGAATTTGAGCGGACGCTCTCCGACCGGCGTCGTCCTGGCGCCCCTCCGCTGGGGGCCGATGGCGGCGACAGCCCCGCGTGGTCCCTCAAACGGCACCCCTACCTCCCGCCCGAGCAACCCGCACCCCCACTCAGCGGACCTGTGGTCCCGTACGCGGAACTGCACGTGCATTCGAACTTCAGCTTCCTCGATGGCGCCGCCAGTCCGGAACAGCTGGTTGAGGAAGCCCACCGCCTTCGCCTGCACGGGCTGGCTTTGACGGATCATGACGGCCTGTACGGGATCGTCCATCTCGCTGAAGCCGCAGAGAAATACCCCGGGCTCTCCACCATCTATGGCGCCGAACTGTCCCTGGAACTGAATAAGCCGCAGAACGGGGAACCGGACCCTGAAGGCAGGCACCTACTCATCCTGGCCCGTGGTGCCGAGGGGTACCACCGGCTCGCCGCCGCAATTACGGAAGCCCAGTTAAAGCCCGACGCCGAGAAAGGCAAGCCCCGCTACAACCTCGCCGAACTTGCCGCTAAGGCCGAGAACCACTGGATGATCCTCACCGGGTGCCGTAAAGGGACAGTGCGGTATGCGCTTGTGAATGAAGGCGTTCGGGAAGCTGAGCGGGAAGCCCGGCGTCTGGTGGACCTGTTCGGTGCGGGCAACGTCGTCGTCGAACTTTATGATCACGGCAATCCGCTGGACAGCGCGCATAACGACGCCCTCGCGGACATCGCCGCCCAGCTGAAACTCCCTGTGGTGGCCACCAACAACGTGCATTACGCCGTCCCGCAGCAACACAGGCTGGCCACGGCGTTGGCTGCGGTTCGTGCGCGCAGGTCGCTGGATGAGATGAATGGGTGGCTGCCGGCGTCGGGCACGGCACACCTGCGCAGCGGGGCGGAGATGATTGCACGCTTTGCCGCCTACCCGGGGGCGGTGGAGCGGACGGTCGAGCTGGCTGATGAGCTGGCGTTCACGCTCAGCAGCGTGAAACCCGGGCTTCCCAAGCTTTACCTTCCAGAGGGTCACACCCAGATGAGCTGGCTGCGGAAACTCGTGTGGGAGGGGGCCGCGAAGTTTTATGCCGGACGCGACGACGTACGCGAGCGCATCGAGAAAGAGCTCAAGGTCATCGCGGAGAAGAACTTCCCGGGCTACTTCCTCATCGTCCATGACCTGGTCCGGTTCGCACGCAGCAAGGGCATCCTGTGCCAGGGACGCGGATCAGCGGCGAACTCCGCGGTCTGCTACCTGCTGGGGATCACCGCCGTCGACTCCATCCTGTATGAACTCCCCTTTGAACGCTTCCTTTCCAGCCTGCGGGATGAGGAGCCGGACATCGACGTCGACTTCGACTCCGACCGCCGCGAAGAAGTGATCCAGTACGTCTATAAGAAGTACGGGCGTTTCAACGCAGCCCAGGTGGCCAATGTCATCACCTACCGGCCCAAGTTTGCGGTGCGGGACATGGCCAAGGCGCTCGGTCACAGTCCCGGTCAGCAGGATGCTTGGTCCCGGCAGGTGGAACGGTGGGGTGCGCTGGTATCCAGTGATGATCACGACATTCCCGAACCCGTGGTCGAGCTCGCACAGGAAGTACTGAAATTTCCGCGGCATATGGGAATCCACTCAGGCGGGATGGTTCTCACCGACCGGCCCATCGGAGAGGTCTGCCCCATTGAACACGGCCGCATGGAGGGGCGCACCGTCCTGCAGTGGGACAAGGACGACTGCGCGTGGATGGGCCTGGTCAAGTTCGATCTACTGGGCCTCGGCATCATGGCGGCCATCCAGTACAACTTCGACCTCGTGAAGAAACACTTCGGCGAGGAATGGACGTTGCACACCATCCCCCGGGAGGAGCAAGGAGTTTATGACCAACTGTGCTTTGCCGACTCGGTCGGGGTGTTCCAGGTGGAGAGCCGCGCCCAAATGGGCATGCTGCCGCGGCTCCAACCCCGCCGGTTCTATGACCTCGTCATCGAAGTGGCGCTGGTTCGCCCCGGCCCCATCCAGGGAGGAGCGGTTCATCCGTATATTAAGCGAAAACTGGGAGAGGAGGACGAGAGTTACCTGCACCCCAAACTTGAGCCGGTTCTCAAGCGCACGCTCGGTGTACCGCTGTTCCAGGAGCAACTCATGCAGATGGCCATGGTGGTGGGTAACTGTTCGGGCGCCGACGCCGACGTACTCCGCCGCGCCATGGGTTCCAAGCGCGGCCTGGAGCGGATCGACACCCTCAGGGAGAAGCTCTACGCGGGCATGGCAGAGAACGGAATCACCGGCGAGGTCGCCGATTCCGTCTACCGGAAAATCCAGGCGTTCGCCAACTTCGGGTTCGCTGAAAGCCACTCGATCAGCTTTGCCCTGCTGGTCTACGCCAGCTCCTGGCTACGGCTGCACTATCCTGGCGCGTTCCTGGCTTCGCTGTTGCGGGCACAGCCCATGGGCTTCTACTCCCCCCAGACCCTGGTCGCCGACGCCCGCCGGCACGGCGTGAAGGTGCTTCGCCCCGACATCCTGCTCTCAGGGATTCATGCGGACCTTGAGCGGGAGCACGACGACGACGGCCCCACGGGCTCGGCCGCCTGCCTGAACTACGATCAGCCGCCGGTGGGCAAGTTCGATCGCAGTGTCCCCTTCGACTCGGACGCTCACCGCCGGGACGGCAACTTCACGGTCCGGTTAGGCCTGGACAGCGTGCAGTCGATCGGCAAAAAACTTGCAAAGGTCATCGTTGAGGAACGTGAGGCCAACGGCCCGTTCGAAAGCATGGGCGAACTCGCCCGCCGCACAGAACTGAACTCCAATCACCTTGAAGCGCTGGCCGCAGCCGGAGCCTTCGACTCAATGGGACTGTCCCAGCGTGAAGCGCTATGGAATGCCGGGCCTGCCTCCACCGAGCGTGAGGGTCAAATCAAGGGAACCACCGTCTACATCCAGCCGCCCCTGTTTCCTGACCTCACCGAGGTCGACCGCGTTGCGGCAGACCTGTGGTCAACCGGCATCACCACTGATGACCACCCGGTGCGCCACGTCCGCCCGACATTACGACGCCGGGGCGCACTGAGCGCCGCGGACCTCCACCACGCCGAATCGGGGCGGCGGGTTGAGGTGGGTGGGGTGGTGACCCACCGGCAGCGGCCAGCCACAGCCAGCGGCATCACCTTTATGAACCTTGAGGACGAAACCGGGTTGGTGAACGTCATCTGTTCCGTGGGGGTGTGGCAGCGGTATCGAAGGATCGCCAGGGAAGCCAGCAGCGTACTGGTCCGCGGTGTGCTGGAACGGTCCAAGGAAGGGGTGGTGAATCTCGTGGCGGACAAGTTCGAGGTTCTCCGGTTGAAGGCGGCAACCAAATCCCGGGACTTCCGTTGA
- a CDS encoding DNA polymerase Y family protein, with translation MRPQTVAPTTTRTMVLWCPDWPITAALREHNLPAEHPVALIEKGEVFACSPSAREQGVKRGLRVREAQARCTTLAVLSYDPALDARAFEPVIAALEKIMPGMQLVRPGLCALRAKGPARYYGSEDHAAAVLLKALAAIGLTAARIGVADSPFAAEHAARATQFLEDSGADPVWIIPPGESAAFLSSFPLEVLEEPTLAVLLRRLGIRSLGDFAALTRADVRNRFGAEGAVAHLKASGVDHHSVVERKPPAELDVVVHCEPPLTRIDELTFTLRLSTENFVDRLRDAGLVCTALVVRLQSESGEESERRWQHPRWFDAEDALDRVRWQLQGSGDIEHGLSSGISRVQIVPDTVEDLSDHADGLWGTGPDANIHHGLARVQSMLGHGAVLTAMVAGGRMLTDRRVYIPWGDPPSEAVAKSRELPWPGNLPGPVPATVFDKPHPVLVLDCAGNSVDVDERGLLTAVPALLSAPLSTRLEVSSWAGPWPITERWWDSSGRTLNRFQVVDESGTAWLLLLEDHRWWAEASYD, from the coding sequence ATGAGGCCCCAGACGGTAGCCCCAACAACTACCCGCACCATGGTGCTTTGGTGCCCTGACTGGCCTATTACTGCGGCACTGCGTGAACACAACCTCCCCGCTGAGCACCCGGTGGCGCTGATTGAGAAGGGCGAAGTGTTTGCTTGTTCGCCCTCTGCGCGGGAGCAGGGCGTCAAGCGGGGGCTGCGCGTCCGGGAAGCCCAGGCCCGGTGCACCACCCTCGCCGTCCTTTCCTATGATCCGGCCCTCGATGCGAGAGCCTTCGAACCCGTTATTGCCGCATTGGAAAAGATCATGCCCGGGATGCAGTTGGTACGCCCCGGCCTGTGTGCCCTGCGCGCCAAAGGGCCGGCCCGCTACTACGGAAGTGAAGACCACGCTGCAGCTGTCCTTTTAAAAGCGCTTGCGGCAATCGGTCTCACCGCTGCGCGGATCGGAGTGGCAGACAGCCCCTTTGCTGCTGAGCACGCAGCGAGGGCAACCCAGTTCCTGGAAGATTCCGGCGCTGACCCTGTGTGGATCATTCCGCCCGGAGAGTCGGCCGCGTTCCTGTCTAGCTTTCCGCTGGAGGTCTTGGAGGAGCCAACCCTTGCAGTGCTGCTGCGGCGCCTCGGAATCCGCTCACTGGGCGATTTCGCTGCGCTCACCCGAGCCGACGTGCGCAACAGGTTCGGAGCAGAAGGTGCCGTTGCCCATCTCAAGGCAAGCGGGGTTGACCACCACAGCGTAGTGGAAAGAAAACCGCCTGCCGAGCTCGACGTCGTCGTGCACTGTGAACCCCCGCTCACACGCATTGATGAGCTCACCTTCACCCTGCGGCTGTCAACCGAAAATTTTGTGGACCGGCTGCGGGATGCGGGACTGGTGTGTACTGCCTTGGTGGTCCGGTTGCAGTCGGAATCGGGTGAAGAGTCGGAGCGACGCTGGCAGCATCCCCGCTGGTTCGACGCCGAGGACGCGCTGGACCGCGTGCGCTGGCAACTGCAGGGCAGCGGGGATATTGAACACGGACTGAGTTCGGGGATCAGCCGGGTCCAGATAGTGCCGGACACGGTGGAGGATCTCAGCGACCACGCGGATGGGCTATGGGGTACCGGGCCTGACGCAAACATCCATCATGGCCTTGCCCGGGTCCAAAGCATGCTGGGCCACGGTGCAGTGTTGACCGCCATGGTGGCGGGTGGACGCATGCTCACGGACAGGCGGGTCTATATTCCCTGGGGCGATCCACCGTCAGAAGCGGTGGCCAAAAGCCGTGAACTCCCGTGGCCCGGAAACCTTCCGGGCCCCGTTCCGGCCACAGTCTTCGACAAACCCCATCCCGTCCTGGTGCTGGACTGTGCAGGAAACAGTGTGGATGTTGATGAGCGGGGGCTGCTGACAGCGGTCCCCGCCCTGCTCTCGGCTCCCCTTTCAACCCGGTTGGAAGTCTCTTCCTGGGCCGGACCGTGGCCCATCACCGAGCGGTGGTGGGACTCCTCCGGCCGAACTCTCAACCGGTTCCAGGTGGTGGATGAATCCGGGACCGCCTGGCTGCTTCTCCTGGAAGACCACCGCTGGTGGGCGGAGGCCAGTTATGACTGA
- a CDS encoding LysR family transcriptional regulator substrate-binding protein has product MPPTQLPALHIGFVPGVTPGKWVGRWRERNPDHPIEATEYDDDGALAAALRDGSVDIAFVRLPIDRDALSVIPLYEELAVVVVSKEHELSLLDEVPLPELDDEKLLDVQECGGPRLAVEVVASGAGVVVLPMSVARHYSRRDVVARVVPDAPTTTIAVSWIADNTTDEIEEFIGIVRGRTARSSRQPSAQQDAPKKKPAKGTQKTKQTGKDQRRKPGSTKGGPPAKGRGRRRR; this is encoded by the coding sequence GTGCCCCCGACCCAGCTTCCCGCCCTCCACATCGGCTTTGTGCCGGGTGTGACGCCGGGGAAGTGGGTGGGGCGCTGGCGGGAGCGGAACCCGGACCACCCCATCGAAGCCACTGAGTACGACGACGACGGCGCGCTGGCCGCCGCGCTCCGCGACGGTTCGGTGGACATCGCCTTCGTGCGCCTCCCTATCGACCGGGATGCCCTCAGCGTCATCCCGTTGTACGAGGAGTTGGCGGTGGTGGTCGTTTCGAAGGAGCACGAGCTGTCCCTGCTTGACGAGGTGCCCCTCCCTGAGCTGGACGACGAGAAGCTCCTCGATGTGCAGGAATGCGGCGGCCCGCGGTTGGCCGTGGAGGTTGTGGCGTCGGGAGCCGGCGTCGTCGTGCTTCCGATGTCCGTTGCCCGGCACTACAGCCGGCGCGACGTCGTGGCCCGGGTTGTGCCCGATGCTCCGACCACCACCATTGCCGTCAGCTGGATTGCCGATAACACCACCGACGAGATCGAGGAGTTCATCGGGATAGTGCGTGGCAGGACGGCGCGCAGTTCACGGCAGCCATCCGCGCAGCAGGATGCCCCGAAGAAGAAGCCGGCAAAAGGGACGCAGAAGACGAAGCAGACGGGCAAGGATCAGCGACGCAAGCCGGGTTCCACAAAGGGCGGGCCACCGGCGAAGGGCCGCGGGCGCCGTCGTCGTTAG
- a CDS encoding SOS response-associated peptidase, whose product MCGRFVVAGSNKDLVDLFDVETVADDLPKPSWNISPTDPVRMVLESLKDDHVTRRMEAARWWLTPSFSKELKTKAPTFNARAETVGSKPTFKPSLEGRRALIPASGYYEWRTEGKTKIPFYIHLPGEPVVFAGLYAWWRNRELPDDHPERWVLSSTILTREAVGGVAEIHDRTPVTLPREFWNEWLNPRTKGTQELADEAVAAATPVAERLQFHEVRPVREDSPLLIEPLNPA is encoded by the coding sequence ATGTGCGGACGCTTTGTAGTGGCAGGCTCAAACAAGGATCTGGTGGATCTTTTCGACGTCGAGACGGTGGCTGACGACCTGCCGAAACCCTCTTGGAACATCAGCCCCACCGATCCGGTCCGCATGGTCCTCGAATCATTGAAAGACGACCACGTCACCCGCCGCATGGAAGCAGCGCGATGGTGGCTCACGCCGTCGTTCTCCAAAGAACTCAAGACAAAAGCGCCCACCTTCAACGCCCGGGCAGAAACCGTGGGGAGCAAGCCCACGTTTAAGCCCTCACTCGAGGGTCGGCGCGCGCTGATCCCGGCCAGCGGCTACTACGAGTGGCGGACCGAAGGGAAAACCAAAATCCCGTTCTACATCCACCTGCCCGGTGAACCGGTGGTGTTCGCGGGACTCTATGCGTGGTGGCGTAACCGGGAACTGCCGGATGACCATCCCGAACGATGGGTGTTGTCCTCCACCATCCTGACGCGGGAAGCGGTCGGGGGAGTGGCGGAAATCCACGATCGCACACCGGTGACGTTGCCGCGGGAGTTTTGGAACGAGTGGCTGAACCCGCGGACCAAGGGTACCCAGGAGCTTGCCGATGAGGCAGTCGCCGCGGCTACGCCGGTGGCGGAGCGGCTGCAGTTCCACGAGGTAAGGCCAGTCCGTGAAGACAGCCCGCTGCTGATTGAGCCGTTGAACCCGGCGTAA
- a CDS encoding type II toxin-antitoxin system Phd/YefM family antitoxin → MKTVPLSEAKDKLSALVEEADKTHEIIQITRHGHPSAVLMSADDLESLQETIHWLSQPGIREDLEQSKRDIQEGNMVSGDDIRREFRLPPR, encoded by the coding sequence ATGAAAACTGTGCCCCTTAGCGAAGCAAAGGATAAACTTTCCGCTCTTGTCGAAGAGGCGGACAAGACGCACGAGATCATTCAGATCACCCGTCATGGGCATCCATCCGCTGTGCTCATGTCCGCTGATGATCTGGAATCGCTCCAGGAGACAATCCACTGGCTCTCACAGCCAGGTATCCGCGAAGATCTGGAGCAATCCAAGCGGGATATTCAGGAAGGCAATATGGTTAGCGGTGATGACATCCGCCGTGAATTCAGGCTGCCGCCGAGGTGA
- a CDS encoding type II toxin-antitoxin system RelE/ParE family toxin, whose amino-acid sequence MEITGPALKGFRRLPEKAATAIVEFVTGALAENPQRLSKPLTNELLGFHSARRGDNRVLFTLDVDDHVLYVHRIEHRSDVYKPR is encoded by the coding sequence GTGGAAATCACCGGCCCCGCATTGAAAGGGTTCCGTCGTCTGCCTGAGAAAGCAGCAACCGCGATCGTCGAATTCGTCACCGGCGCTCTAGCCGAAAATCCTCAGAGGCTCAGCAAACCCCTGACCAACGAATTGCTGGGCTTTCACAGCGCGCGCCGCGGGGACAACCGGGTGCTATTCACGCTCGATGTCGACGACCATGTTTTGTATGTTCACCGCATCGAGCACCGCTCCGACGTCTACAAGCCACGCTGA